One stretch of Paramormyrops kingsleyae isolate MSU_618 chromosome 4, PKINGS_0.4, whole genome shotgun sequence DNA includes these proteins:
- the LOC111859542 gene encoding divergent protein kinase domain 1C-like, protein MGLPRGSLAPRPLRLKISRRRVGLVILFWFGSWLLLNGLLFIHKTLLSDICTDDRSRRILQRLCEEYRRGILTGNLCHDLCVSRTLEYERCLYYESGKKVMKADWRGVPVVLKSKLENFSSYENFSLLEYQDAPELLPMDIVLYATLEMKNSLGLEVKSSTVPQLWARRLRGRQQKVTRAELASLWSLLQQEEYTFFRVLQDLSQHVVKVLGSCGHFYAVEYLIAGQARMQHLFALEELLELPWGRKGASGRRMVLHIALSFMDMIRHFEDDFTHRLHLCDVKPENFAVRKDLTVVAIDADLAFFEPKMQAILEQNCTSNDDCVFFDCSSRCDVRRHRCGSERINSNLQVICDKIFSYWFPTAYLGGRAGHPLEVKLRHTVQECAMGAGGRAVQERLLRLLTQLLQDSTGTPARGHQHGDTSTGTPAHVERHRANGG, encoded by the exons ATGGGGCTGCCCCGAGGAAGTCTCGCACCACGTCCGCTCAGGCTGAAGATCAGCAGGAGGAGAGTCGGGCTGGTCATCCTCTTCTGGTTCGGGTCATGGTTGCTGCTCAACGGGCTGCTCTTCATCCACAAGACCTTGCTGTCCGACATCTGCACAGATGACCGGAGTCGCAGGATCCTCCAGAGACTG TGTGAGGAGTACAGGCGGGGTATCCTGACGGGCAACCTCTGCCACGACCTCTGCGTCAGCCGTACCCTGGAGTACGAGCGCTGCCTTTACTACGAGAGCGGCAAGAAGGTGATGAAAGCTGACTGGCGGGGCGTGCCCGTCGTGCTCAAGTCCAAGCTGGAGAACTTCTCCTCCTACGAGAACTTCAGCTTGCTGGAATACCAGGACGCTCCAGAACTTTTACCCATGGACATAGTCCTCTACGCCACCCTCGAGATGAAGAACTCCCTTGGTCTGGAGGTGAAGAGCAGCACTGTGCCCCAGTTGTGGGCCCGCCGCCTCAGAGGGCGTCAGCAGAAGGTCACTCGGGCTGAGCTGGCCTCCCTCTGGTCTCTCCTGCAGCAGGAGGAGTACACCTTCTTCAGGGTGCTCCAGGATCTCAGCCAGCATGTGGTAAAGGTTCTGGGCTCGTGCGGCCATTTCTATGCGGTGGAGTATCTCATCGCCGGCCAGGCTAGGATGCAGCATCTCTTTGCCCTGGAGGAGCTTCTGGAGCTGCCCTGGGGGAGGAAGGGGGCCTCAGGCAGACGCATGGTGCTCCACATCGCCCTCAGCTTCATGGACATGATCAGGCATTTTGAGGACGACTTCACCCATCGCCTCCACCTCTGTGACGTCAAGCCAGAGAACTTCGCAGTCCGGAAGGACCTCACG GTTGTGGCCATCGATGCAGACCTGGCTTTTTTCGAGCCCAAGATGCAAGCCATTCTGGAGCAGAATTGCACCAGCAATGACGACTGTGTCTTCTTCGACTGCAGCTCAAGGTGTGACGTGAGGAGACACAGATGTGGCTCAGAGCGCATAAACAGCAACCTTCAG GTGATATGTGACAAGATATTTAGTTACTGGTTCCCCACCGCGTACCTGGGCGGCAGGGCAGGGCACCCCCTGGAGGTGAAGCTGAGACATACTGTGCAGGAGTGTGCCATGGGGGCAGGTGGCCGGGCTGTGCAGGAGCGCCTGCTGAGGCTCCTCACCCAGCTCCTGCAGGACAGCACGGGGACACCAGCACGGGGACACCAGCACGGGGACACCAGCACGGGGACACCAGCGCACGTTGAGCGACACCGAGCAAACGGCGGCTGA